One segment of Nostoc piscinale CENA21 DNA contains the following:
- a CDS encoding dienelactone hydrolase: MKVRAFFQAATVEDISPPYNSIHLKVFYPELEQNLSLVPAEAQASTFPVVILFNGINCGPEIYQWLAVRLAEFGLVVVTFSWIAENIPGFVAMTPGVDLSMLAPGIYGQGATASALPTLLRTLERLQVEGILAGLLDLDKIILGGHSAGGRVAIESADPGFCSQVVAAFAYGAHTAATVQLGYKAGTILPLPDSLPLLLIGGSCDGVIANSSHNYGVTWEQPTTPIIRTFQEAIAGDRDDSYLLILEGANHFSVTHPFDTTISRPVPDFPATQPEAELRDLIAQILGLFIDAHVRDQKTALEALNQMLVTQNPLIALFNRK, encoded by the coding sequence ATGAAAGTTCGAGCATTTTTCCAAGCTGCGACAGTTGAAGATATTTCGCCACCATATAACAGTATTCACCTCAAGGTTTTCTACCCAGAACTAGAACAAAATTTAAGTCTTGTTCCTGCTGAAGCTCAAGCATCTACGTTTCCAGTCGTGATTTTGTTCAACGGGATTAACTGTGGCCCCGAAATATATCAATGGTTGGCGGTGAGATTAGCCGAGTTTGGGCTGGTAGTTGTGACATTTTCCTGGATTGCGGAAAATATACCTGGGTTTGTGGCGATGACTCCCGGTGTTGATTTGAGTATGCTGGCTCCGGGTATTTATGGTCAAGGGGCGACAGCTTCAGCTTTACCCACATTGCTGCGAACCTTGGAACGTTTGCAAGTGGAAGGGATTTTGGCTGGCTTACTTGATTTAGACAAAATTATTCTGGGTGGACATTCGGCTGGTGGTAGAGTTGCAATTGAAAGTGCAGATCCTGGATTTTGTTCACAGGTAGTAGCCGCCTTTGCTTATGGCGCACATACAGCAGCAACTGTACAACTGGGATATAAAGCCGGGACAATCTTACCCTTACCAGACTCCTTACCTTTACTCTTGATTGGCGGAAGTTGCGATGGCGTGATTGCGAACAGTAGCCATAACTATGGCGTAACTTGGGAACAACCAACAACTCCTATTATCAGGACTTTCCAAGAAGCGATCGCAGGTGATAGAGATGATAGTTATTTGCTGATTCTAGAAGGCGCAAACCATTTTTCTGTTACCCATCCCTTTGATACCACTATTAGTAGACCAGTTCCTGACTTTCCTGCGACACAGCCAGAAGCAGAACTTCGAGATTTAATTGCCCAAATTCTTGGTTTATTTATTGATGCTCATGTTCGTGATCAAAAAACCGCGCTGGAAGCACTCAATCAAATGTTAGTTACTCAAAATCCGTTAATTGCATTATTTAATCGCAAGTAA
- a CDS encoding N-acetylmuramoyl-L-alanine amidase: MGRIFISAAHGGKEAGGIDPGSIAGGTTEAREMILLRDLIVTELRARTFEVLAVPDDLSAADTITWINSRGRRGDVALEIHADAASSPTVRGASVFYIASNNERKSNGELLLVGLLRRVPQLPNRGVKPDTDSGLGRLAFCRQTTLPSLLMQVGFLSSPDDRALLQNRRRDFALGIADGLASWSRVIDPTPGTPTEQTYPSINININGQNYSEQGILVNGNAYIPIDLVDRLRIDLTTAQNVNRITYRRVVYVKAVELRDFNISVAWDSATRTVKLRSNLVICPGQIDQIISRGNTSEVQLQLFLRNNNETALAKFPDIPKLYREEATIEGVNYDIAFCQMCVETGFLRFGGDIRPEQNNFAGLGSIGGGSDAAAFESARIGVRAHIQHLKAYASLEPLVNEVVDPRFRFVTRGIAPLVSQLSGRWSADLDYGARITAMVQRLYESAGFM; the protein is encoded by the coding sequence ATGGGGCGTATTTTTATTTCGGCGGCACACGGAGGCAAAGAAGCAGGAGGAATCGATCCAGGTTCAATTGCTGGGGGAACTACGGAAGCCAGAGAAATGATTCTGCTGCGAGATTTAATTGTTACAGAACTGCGGGCGCGGACATTTGAAGTTTTGGCTGTTCCTGATGATTTAAGCGCCGCCGACACCATCACTTGGATTAATTCTCGTGGTCGTCGCGGAGATGTCGCCCTGGAAATTCATGCTGATGCAGCTAGTAGCCCAACGGTGCGTGGAGCTAGTGTATTTTATATTGCCAGTAATAATGAGCGTAAAAGTAATGGTGAACTGCTGTTAGTTGGTTTATTACGCCGTGTTCCCCAATTACCCAATCGCGGAGTCAAACCAGATACCGATAGTGGCTTGGGACGTTTAGCTTTTTGTCGTCAAACGACACTGCCTTCATTATTAATGCAGGTGGGATTTCTCAGCAGCCCCGATGACCGCGCCTTGCTGCAAAACCGCCGCCGTGATTTTGCTTTGGGTATCGCTGATGGTTTGGCTTCTTGGAGTCGTGTTATTGACCCCACACCAGGAACTCCCACGGAACAAACCTATCCATCGATTAATATCAACATCAACGGTCAGAACTACTCAGAACAAGGAATATTAGTTAATGGTAATGCTTATATTCCCATTGATTTAGTAGACCGCTTGCGAATTGATTTAACAACAGCCCAAAATGTCAACCGAATTACATATCGCCGAGTTGTATATGTCAAAGCTGTAGAACTCCGAGATTTTAATATTTCTGTTGCTTGGGATAGCGCCACACGTACTGTTAAATTACGTTCAAATTTAGTAATTTGCCCTGGTCAAATTGATCAAATTATCTCCCGTGGCAATACTTCCGAAGTGCAGCTACAACTATTTCTGCGAAATAACAATGAAACTGCTTTAGCTAAGTTTCCTGACATTCCAAAACTGTATCGAGAAGAAGCCACAATTGAAGGTGTGAATTACGATATCGCCTTTTGCCAAATGTGTGTTGAAACAGGTTTTTTACGCTTTGGTGGTGATATTAGACCAGAACAAAACAACTTTGCTGGACTTGGTAGCATTGGCGGTGGTTCTGATGCAGCTGCGTTTGAAAGTGCCAGAATTGGAGTCAGGGCGCATATTCAACATTTAAAAGCTTACGCCAGTTTAGAACCGTTGGTAAATGAAGTGGTTGACCCTAGATTTCGCTTTGTCACAAGGGGAATTGCACCTTTAGTTAGTCAACTTTCTGGTCGTTGGTCAGCAGATTTAGATTATGGGGCAAGAATTACGGCAATGGTGCAGAGATTATACGAGTCAGCCGGATTTATGTAA
- a CDS encoding ABC transporter substrate-binding protein encodes MFKLLRYVSLFFITACLLLACHSSAPTKLQRPPLKVLFGSFVGEYPGIIAQEKGFFQAQGVDVKIVYKRYGYAKLEQANFSAGKYDGISLSLGSFIILNATNPDIQGVIVIDESTGADVVVAKSQIKTVADLKGKKLGANLGGFSEVFVTEMLKSANLTSDDISFVQSEALDIPQRLKNNVIQAGHTWQPHLAEAVKLGGHILFSSKQTPGLILDMMVFRKDIIRDRPEDIRGFVRAWLQASTYWEAHLQEGNAIISKALNIPSHTLSLEGINLTDLAENRKFFQSSNPHSIYKTAKIYADFFIRAGNVTRLPELKGLFNSTFVNPPS; translated from the coding sequence ATGTTTAAACTACTGAGATACGTAAGTCTTTTTTTCATTACAGCTTGTTTGCTATTGGCTTGTCATAGTTCAGCGCCAACAAAATTACAACGTCCGCCTTTGAAAGTGCTATTTGGCTCTTTTGTTGGGGAGTATCCAGGAATAATTGCACAAGAAAAAGGATTCTTCCAAGCCCAAGGGGTAGATGTAAAAATCGTTTATAAAAGATACGGATACGCCAAATTGGAACAAGCAAATTTCAGTGCAGGTAAATATGATGGCATTTCATTATCATTAGGAAGTTTCATCATTTTGAATGCCACAAATCCTGATATTCAAGGAGTGATTGTGATCGATGAATCAACAGGTGCAGATGTGGTAGTTGCCAAATCACAAATTAAAACTGTTGCTGATTTGAAAGGGAAGAAGCTAGGGGCAAATCTCGGTGGTTTTAGCGAAGTTTTTGTGACGGAAATGTTGAAAAGTGCAAACTTAACTAGTGATGATATCAGCTTCGTACAATCAGAAGCTTTAGACATTCCTCAACGTCTGAAGAATAATGTGATTCAAGCCGGACATACTTGGCAACCTCATCTTGCAGAAGCTGTGAAATTAGGGGGACATATTCTATTTTCCAGTAAACAAACCCCTGGCTTGATTTTAGATATGATGGTCTTTCGTAAAGATATCATTCGCGATCGCCCCGAAGATATTCGTGGATTTGTGCGGGCTTGGCTGCAAGCCTCGACTTATTGGGAAGCCCATCTTCAGGAAGGAAACGCTATCATTAGCAAAGCCTTAAATATTCCCAGTCATACTCTGTCTCTAGAGGGAATAAACCTCACTGATTTAGCCGAGAATCGCAAATTTTTTCAATCTAGTAACCCTCATTCCATCTACAAAACTGCCAAGATATATGCAGACTTTTTTATTCGCGCTGGAAACGTCACACGCCTTCCAGAGTTAAAAGGTTTGTTTAATTCTACCTTTGTGAACCCTCCCTCATAA
- a CDS encoding ester cyclase, with product MSTAQNKAIALEFYQAFDNGSVEQAKKIIAANFIAHTTGASQPLDFDGFIEYGLMMRNAFPDGKHTFADVIVENDKVVTRGTFSGTHAGELLGFPPTGQQVEFAVMHIDQIVDGKVVEHWGQADIMALMQQLGILPPSM from the coding sequence ATGTCTACCGCACAAAACAAAGCCATTGCCCTGGAATTTTACCAAGCCTTTGACAATGGCAGTGTTGAACAAGCCAAAAAAATTATCGCCGCAAATTTTATCGCCCATACAACAGGCGCATCGCAACCTCTCGATTTTGATGGTTTTATCGAGTATGGGTTGATGATGCGTAATGCTTTTCCTGATGGAAAGCATACATTTGCAGATGTGATTGTGGAGAATGATAAAGTCGTTACCCGTGGCACATTTAGCGGTACTCATGCGGGAGAATTACTAGGTTTTCCACCCACAGGTCAGCAAGTGGAATTTGCCGTGATGCACATAGACCAGATTGTTGACGGCAAAGTTGTAGAACATTGGGGACAAGCCGATATCATGGCTTTGATGCAACAACTGGGTATTCTTCCGCCATCAATGTAA
- a CDS encoding BamA/OMP85 family outer membrane protein, translating into MQISKTAILTLATLAASNATQQALAVPTTPANETKKDVVVPVIEETPIRTEAISAPETVVTPQFSQKSIVINKKSPVVLTPVNQSKTTLPTDNNLVVTATDVQIVGATAELQEIVRRVIKTQPGGDTSQNQLQQDVAAILETGLFTSANFNSRSTAAGLSVTYQVQPVIVRSLQLSGAKVLTYPVVLERFQPQFGSAISPAGLQKAVEQVNKWYADNGYNLARVLSIKPSREGILNINVAEGLVGDIKFRFVNDEGQTVDSKGNPVTGRTKPEFLRQQIKLQSGQVFQEKLVQQDIQQLYRTGLFSSVNVALEGDANKLDLVYELKENGARAINLGGSYNANQGIIGTVNYQDQNVAGKNNILNLNVGVSSRDLQFDGKLINPYRPNNPDTLGYTINGFRRQELSETFDDTIKLANGDKVREGQIGGSVSLQRPIDGWDASLGLNYTRTTIRDRQGNINSTDAQGNPLSASGTGIDDLTTVSFTAAKDKRDNPLNPTQGSLLKLSTEQSIPIGEGNISLNRVTANFSQYVPVKVFDSKQPQVFALNVQAGTVIGDLPPYEAFNLGGSNSIRGYDAGKVGSGRSYVLASAEYRFPILPIVGGVVFADIGSDLGSGSTVLGDPAGARDKPGFGFGYGAGVRLDSPLGLIRADYGINDQGESKVHLGIGQRF; encoded by the coding sequence ATGCAAATTTCTAAAACCGCAATTTTAACTTTAGCTACTTTAGCGGCTAGTAATGCCACTCAACAAGCACTAGCTGTACCAACTACCCCAGCCAACGAGACTAAAAAAGATGTCGTAGTTCCGGTAATTGAAGAAACTCCCATACGCACAGAAGCCATTTCAGCGCCGGAAACCGTCGTTACACCGCAATTTTCCCAAAAATCCATAGTTATTAATAAAAAATCTCCTGTAGTACTGACTCCAGTTAATCAAAGCAAGACTACTTTACCGACAGATAATAACTTAGTCGTCACTGCTACAGATGTCCAGATAGTAGGCGCAACTGCGGAATTGCAAGAAATTGTCCGCCGCGTGATTAAAACCCAGCCTGGGGGAGACACCAGCCAAAACCAGCTACAACAAGATGTCGCCGCAATTTTAGAGACTGGTTTATTTACCAGCGCCAATTTTAATAGCCGCAGCACAGCCGCAGGGTTGAGTGTAACTTATCAAGTGCAACCAGTAATAGTGCGATCGCTGCAACTTTCCGGTGCAAAGGTACTAACTTATCCAGTCGTTCTCGAACGTTTTCAACCACAATTTGGTAGCGCCATCAGCCCCGCCGGACTGCAAAAAGCCGTGGAACAGGTCAATAAATGGTACGCCGACAACGGTTATAACTTGGCGCGGGTGCTATCAATTAAACCCAGTCGGGAGGGAATACTTAACATCAACGTCGCCGAAGGTTTAGTAGGCGATATTAAATTCCGCTTTGTCAACGATGAAGGTCAAACTGTAGATAGTAAAGGTAATCCCGTTACTGGACGGACTAAACCAGAATTTTTACGGCAGCAAATTAAACTGCAATCAGGGCAAGTATTTCAAGAAAAATTAGTCCAGCAAGATATTCAACAACTATATCGTACAGGTTTATTTTCGAGTGTAAATGTTGCTTTAGAAGGTGATGCCAATAAATTAGATTTAGTTTATGAACTTAAAGAAAATGGCGCACGAGCAATTAATTTGGGTGGAAGTTATAACGCTAATCAAGGCATTATAGGTACTGTTAATTATCAAGACCAAAATGTTGCCGGGAAGAACAATATTTTAAACTTGAATGTGGGTGTTAGTAGTCGTGATTTGCAATTTGACGGGAAATTAATTAATCCCTATCGTCCCAACAATCCTGACACTTTAGGTTACACCATCAACGGTTTTCGTCGCCAAGAACTTTCCGAAACCTTTGACGACACTATTAAGTTAGCCAACGGTGATAAAGTGCGGGAAGGGCAAATTGGCGGAAGTGTCAGCTTGCAAAGACCGATTGATGGCTGGGATGCTTCCCTCGGATTGAATTATACTCGGACAACAATCCGCGATCGCCAAGGTAATATCAATTCAACCGATGCCCAAGGTAATCCCTTATCTGCCAGTGGTACAGGGATTGATGACTTAACTACTGTATCTTTTACGGCCGCTAAAGACAAACGCGATAACCCACTCAACCCGACTCAAGGTTCCTTACTCAAATTAAGTACAGAACAATCAATTCCCATCGGTGAAGGTAATATCTCCCTCAACCGTGTCACCGCCAATTTCAGTCAATATGTGCCTGTCAAAGTATTTGACAGTAAACAACCGCAAGTATTCGCTTTAAATGTCCAAGCTGGTACAGTCATTGGCGATTTACCACCTTACGAAGCCTTTAATTTGGGTGGTTCCAACTCTATACGCGGTTACGATGCAGGCAAAGTCGGCAGTGGACGCAGTTACGTTTTAGCTTCCGCAGAATACCGCTTCCCCATCTTACCCATTGTTGGTGGTGTGGTATTTGCTGACATCGGCTCAGATTTGGGTTCTGGTAGCACCGTTTTAGGAGATCCGGCGGGTGCGCGTGATAAACCCGGTTTTGGTTTTGGTTATGGTGCAGGTGTGCGCTTAGATTCCCCACTAGGGTTAATTCGGGCTGACTATGGTATTAACGACCAAGGCGAAAGTAAAGTGCATCTAGGCATAGGTCAGCGATTTTAA
- a CDS encoding lipid-A-disaccharide synthase-related protein, with the protein MSHSPSASSRLRLLFLSNGHGEDIIAVRIVQAFQQQSKPPEMFALPLVGEGHAYQNLGIPLIGAVQTMPSGGFIYMDNRQLMRDVRGGLVQLTLSQIQAMRRWVSSQKKSGKQAAILAVGDIVPLLFAYFSGANYAFVGTAKSEYYVQDETGLLPRQSKSARWENFSGSIYHPWERWLMSRRRCRAVFPRDSLTTEILKQWPIPAVDVGNPMMDNLEPSFPLQRFYTADIQQQELARPLVVTLLPGSRPPEAYQNWQLILEAVSALLASFQERDAAGHSSGNVVFLAAIAPSLDTSQFTSSLQVQGWRPHTTAPISLPDANTLIYQQRNAYLLISQQAYNDCIHLGDVAIAMAGTATEQFVGLGKPAIAIPGQGPQYNYAFAEAQSRLLGSSLILVEQPSQAAKVLRSLLQHPDSLQIIAENGLRRMGQPGAARRITEILQSRLG; encoded by the coding sequence ATGAGTCATTCACCATCTGCAAGTTCTCGGTTACGCTTACTATTTTTAAGTAACGGTCATGGCGAAGATATAATCGCAGTCCGAATTGTGCAAGCATTCCAGCAACAATCAAAACCACCAGAGATGTTTGCTTTACCGTTGGTGGGTGAGGGACATGCTTATCAAAATTTGGGTATTCCTTTGATTGGTGCAGTACAGACAATGCCTTCTGGTGGTTTCATATATATGGATAACCGCCAACTGATGCGGGATGTGCGCGGCGGTTTAGTACAGTTGACTCTCAGTCAAATTCAAGCGATGCGGCGGTGGGTGAGTTCGCAAAAAAAATCAGGTAAACAAGCAGCAATTTTAGCGGTGGGAGATATTGTCCCGTTGTTGTTTGCCTATTTTAGCGGCGCGAATTATGCTTTTGTTGGCACAGCAAAATCTGAGTATTATGTGCAGGATGAAACAGGATTGTTACCACGCCAATCTAAATCTGCACGGTGGGAAAATTTTTCTGGTTCAATTTACCATCCTTGGGAACGTTGGTTGATGAGTCGTCGCCGTTGTCGGGCGGTGTTTCCCAGAGATAGTTTGACTACGGAAATCTTAAAACAATGGCCGATTCCGGCTGTTGATGTGGGAAATCCGATGATGGATAACTTAGAACCTAGTTTTCCCTTGCAACGATTTTACACTGCTGATATCCAACAACAAGAACTCGCAAGACCATTAGTTGTCACGCTGCTTCCTGGTTCTCGCCCACCAGAAGCTTATCAAAATTGGCAATTAATTCTAGAAGCTGTATCTGCACTGCTGGCTAGTTTTCAAGAACGAGATGCAGCAGGGCATAGTTCTGGTAATGTAGTGTTTTTAGCAGCGATCGCACCCAGTCTAGATACCAGCCAATTCACCTCTAGCTTACAAGTCCAAGGTTGGCGACCCCACACAACAGCCCCGATTTCTCTACCTGATGCCAATACTTTAATTTATCAGCAACGCAATGCTTATTTACTAATCTCTCAACAAGCTTATAACGATTGTATACATTTGGGAGATGTGGCGATCGCAATGGCGGGGACTGCTACAGAACAATTTGTTGGTCTAGGCAAGCCTGCGATCGCAATTCCCGGCCAGGGGCCACAATATAATTATGCTTTTGCCGAAGCCCAAAGCCGTCTTTTAGGCTCTTCTTTAATTTTAGTTGAGCAACCATCACAAGCAGCGAAGGTGTTGCGATCGCTGCTACAACATCCTGACAGCTTACAAATCATCGCCGAAAATGGTTTGCGGCGAATGGGTCAACCAGGTGCGGCTAGGCGAATTACTGAGATTTTGCAGTCAAGGTTGGGGTGA
- a CDS encoding response regulator transcription factor, translated as MNEISIILIEDHDLTRMGLKAALQSQSGLKVIGEAANATQGMKLLETAKPDVAVVDIGLPDMDGIELTRKYRRYQAETGQTATKILILTMDHTEDAVLAAFAAGADSYYMKETSISKLTEAIQATYSGNSWIDPAIANVVLRKMRQGIPGEAQNGDKPKTVKIEALATEYEQVLETYPLTQRELEILELIVAGCSNGQIAEKLYITVGTVKTHVRNILNKLCADDRTQAAVRALRSGLVA; from the coding sequence ATGAACGAAATCAGCATTATTTTAATTGAGGATCACGATTTAACCAGAATGGGGCTAAAGGCTGCATTACAGTCGCAAAGCGGGTTGAAAGTAATTGGAGAAGCTGCTAACGCCACCCAAGGAATGAAACTGTTGGAAACGGCAAAGCCAGATGTTGCAGTAGTAGATATTGGCTTACCTGATATGGATGGGATTGAACTCACCCGCAAATATAGACGTTATCAAGCTGAGACGGGACAAACAGCTACCAAAATCCTGATTTTGACAATGGATCACACAGAGGATGCAGTATTGGCGGCTTTTGCGGCGGGTGCAGACTCTTACTATATGAAAGAAACTAGTATAAGCAAGTTAACAGAAGCCATCCAAGCAACTTACAGTGGTAACTCTTGGATTGATCCAGCGATCGCTAATGTAGTATTACGCAAAATGCGCCAAGGTATTCCCGGTGAAGCCCAAAATGGTGACAAACCCAAGACCGTGAAAATTGAAGCCTTAGCCACAGAATACGAACAAGTTCTCGAAACCTATCCCCTGACTCAGCGAGAATTAGAAATTTTAGAATTAATCGTTGCCGGTTGCAGTAACGGCCAAATTGCCGAAAAACTATACATCACCGTTGGTACAGTTAAAACCCACGTCCGTAACATCTTAAACAAACTCTGCGCTGATGACCGTACCCAAGCCGCCGTGCGTGCGTTACGTTCTGGGTTAGTTGCCTAA